One segment of Bacteroides caecimuris DNA contains the following:
- a CDS encoding RNA polymerase sigma factor, whose product MLDKSAQYTNTDDEKLFSFIEKGDKGAFTQAYDRYHKLLYVLAYRYLMNADMAEDVVQHVFARLWEFRSELHVGISLKNYLFTMTKNHVLNLIRNENSAISKNYEIAQSTPVYEDNLIENLEKKELMASFYKAVDMLPPQKRSICLMKVKEELTNQEIAERMNLSVNTVKTHYTEALKMLRIHLSKMLIIVTFFTLMTYVSVHYLR is encoded by the coding sequence ATGTTAGATAAATCAGCGCAATACACGAATACAGATGACGAGAAGCTCTTTTCCTTCATAGAAAAAGGAGATAAAGGAGCTTTTACACAGGCTTATGACAGATATCATAAGCTGCTATATGTATTAGCTTACCGTTATTTAATGAATGCAGACATGGCAGAAGATGTAGTGCAACATGTCTTTGCCCGTTTATGGGAATTTAGGTCGGAACTACATGTAGGAATCAGCCTGAAGAACTATCTCTTCACGATGACGAAAAATCATGTCTTAAATCTGATTCGTAATGAGAATAGCGCAATCAGCAAGAACTATGAAATAGCACAATCGACACCTGTCTACGAAGATAATCTGATAGAAAATCTGGAGAAGAAAGAATTGATGGCCTCTTTTTATAAAGCGGTAGATATGCTTCCGCCGCAGAAACGCAGTATTTGTTTGATGAAAGTGAAAGAGGAACTAACGAATCAGGAAATAGCCGAACGGATGAATCTGTCTGTTAATACAGTCAAAACGCATTATACGGAAGCATTGAAAATGCTACGTATTCATTTAAGTAAAATGCTAATAATTGTTACTTTTTTCACACTAATGACATATGTAAGTGTCCACTATTTAAGATAA
- a CDS encoding GH92 family glycosyl hydrolase, with protein sequence MKRIILTYTLAFSLLAVYAGEGGSPPLKNTDKSLLIDYVDPFIGTTNFGTTNPGAICPNGMMSVVPFNVMGSSENTYDKDARWWSTPYEYTNCFFTGYAHVNLSGVGCPELGSLLLMPTTGELNVDYKEYGSKYKDEQASPGYYSNYLTKYNVKTEVSATPRSGIARFTFPKGKSHILLNLGEGLTNESGAMLRRVSDCEVEGVKLLGTFCYNPQAVFPIYFVMRVKKTPAATGYWKKQRPMTGVEAEWDPDQGKYKLYTRYGKEIAGDDIGTYFSFDTEEGEQVEVQMGVSFVSIENARLNLDCEQSGKDFEQIHADARSKWNDDLSRITVEGGTDAQKTVFYTALYHLLIHPNILQDVNGEYPAMESDKILTTKGDRYTVFSLWDTYRNVHQLLTLVYPERQMEMVRTMLDMYREHGWLPKWELYGRETLTMEGDPSIPVIVDTWMKGLRDFDVDLAYEAMYKSATLPGAENLMRPDNDDYMSKGYVPLREQYDNSVSHALEYYIADFALSRLAAALGKKKDAEMFYKRSLGYKHYYSKEFGTFRPILPDGTFYSPFNPRQGENFEPNPGFHEGSSWNYTFYVPHDVYGLAKLMGGKKPFIDKLQMVFDKGLYDPANEPDIAYAHLFSYFKGEEWRTQKETQRLLDKYFTTTPDGIPGNDDTGTMSSWAIFNMIGFYPDCPGLPEYTLTTPVFNKVTIRLDPKWYKENELVIESNRTQPGTLYIDKILLNGKKFNKYHITHDELVHGKYLKFDLK encoded by the coding sequence ATGAAACGTATTATATTAACTTACACACTTGCTTTTTCCCTTCTTGCCGTTTATGCGGGGGAAGGGGGAAGCCCTCCCCTAAAAAATACGGATAAAAGTCTTTTGATAGATTATGTGGATCCTTTTATCGGAACTACAAATTTCGGAACGACCAACCCAGGGGCAATCTGTCCGAATGGCATGATGTCTGTGGTTCCTTTCAACGTGATGGGCTCTTCTGAGAATACGTATGACAAAGATGCCCGATGGTGGTCTACGCCTTATGAATATACCAACTGTTTCTTTACCGGATATGCTCATGTGAATTTGAGTGGAGTCGGTTGTCCGGAGTTAGGTTCTTTATTGTTGATGCCTACTACCGGAGAACTGAATGTGGATTATAAAGAATATGGTAGCAAGTATAAGGATGAACAGGCCTCACCGGGCTATTATTCTAATTATCTGACTAAATATAATGTAAAAACAGAAGTTTCGGCTACTCCGCGTAGCGGTATTGCCCGGTTTACTTTTCCGAAAGGGAAAAGCCATATCCTGCTGAATCTGGGGGAAGGATTAACGAATGAGAGTGGCGCCATGCTTCGTCGTGTAAGCGATTGTGAAGTGGAAGGAGTCAAACTACTTGGTACATTTTGTTATAATCCTCAAGCTGTATTCCCTATTTATTTTGTAATGCGGGTTAAAAAGACACCTGCTGCAACCGGATATTGGAAGAAGCAACGTCCGATGACGGGTGTGGAAGCCGAATGGGATCCTGATCAAGGGAAGTATAAATTGTATACCCGTTACGGAAAAGAAATAGCAGGAGATGATATTGGTACCTATTTCTCCTTCGATACAGAAGAAGGAGAACAGGTAGAAGTGCAAATGGGAGTTTCTTTTGTGAGCATAGAAAATGCCCGACTGAATTTAGACTGTGAACAATCGGGAAAGGATTTCGAGCAAATCCATGCTGACGCACGCTCCAAATGGAATGACGATTTGTCACGTATAACTGTAGAAGGCGGAACAGATGCCCAAAAGACTGTGTTTTATACAGCGCTTTATCATTTGCTGATTCATCCTAATATTTTGCAGGATGTAAACGGAGAATATCCGGCAATGGAGAGTGATAAGATTCTGACAACCAAAGGTGATCGCTATACCGTATTTTCTCTTTGGGATACTTACCGCAATGTTCATCAATTGCTGACCTTGGTTTATCCGGAACGCCAGATGGAAATGGTGCGTACAATGCTCGATATGTATCGTGAACACGGATGGTTGCCTAAATGGGAATTATATGGCAGAGAAACATTGACAATGGAAGGTGATCCGAGTATTCCGGTAATTGTAGATACCTGGATGAAAGGTTTGCGTGACTTTGATGTTGATTTGGCTTATGAGGCAATGTACAAATCTGCTACATTACCGGGAGCGGAAAACTTGATGCGCCCTGATAACGACGACTATATGTCTAAAGGATACGTACCTCTTCGTGAACAGTATGACAATTCCGTTTCTCATGCATTGGAATATTATATTGCCGATTTTGCACTGTCTCGTTTGGCAGCTGCTTTAGGTAAAAAGAAAGATGCGGAGATGTTCTACAAACGTTCTTTAGGATACAAACATTATTATAGTAAAGAATTTGGTACTTTCCGTCCGATTCTCCCCGATGGAACATTTTATAGCCCGTTCAATCCGAGACAAGGAGAGAATTTTGAACCGAATCCCGGTTTCCATGAAGGTAGTTCCTGGAATTATACGTTCTATGTGCCACATGATGTATATGGCTTGGCGAAATTAATGGGGGGAAAGAAGCCTTTTATCGATAAACTACAAATGGTTTTTGACAAAGGACTTTACGACCCGGCAAATGAACCGGATATTGCCTATGCTCATTTATTCTCATACTTTAAAGGTGAAGAATGGCGTACACAGAAAGAGACGCAGCGTTTATTAGATAAGTATTTTACAACAACCCCTGATGGTATTCCAGGGAATGATGATACGGGAACGATGTCTTCCTGGGCTATTTTCAATATGATCGGTTTTTATCCCGATTGTCCCGGACTGCCCGAATATACATTGACGACTCCAGTCTTTAATAAGGTAACAATCCGGTTAGATCCGAAATGGTATAAAGAGAACGAACTGGTGATTGAATCCAATCGTACTCAACCAGGAACTTTATATATTGATAAGATACTATTGAATGGCAAGAAGTTCAATAAATATCATATCACACACGATGAACTTGTTCACGGCAAATATTTAAAGTTTGATTTGAAATAA
- a CDS encoding MFS transporter produces the protein MQQNKTASQQKSISPACWVPTAYFAMGLPFIAINLVSVFMFKDLGISDTQITLWTSLIMAPWTFKFLWSPFLEMYRTKKFFVLVTELLSGVLFGIVAFSLFFDYFFAISISTMAIIAFSGATHDIACDGVYMAELNKEDQAKYIGVQGAFYNVAKLVANGGLVAMAGALAEHFGAIEGASIEANKGAYTSAWMIIFAVIAAIMVLIGIYHIKVLPSSQVPSTTKKTSSEIGRELMAVIADFFTKKHIFYYICFIILYRLAEGFIMKIAPLFLRASRDVGGLGLSLTEIGTLNGVFGSAAFVLGSLLAGIYVSRFGLKKTLFTLCCIFNLPFVAYTFLAVTQPTNVYLIGTCITMEYFGYGFGFVGLTLFMMQQIAPGKHQMSHYAFASGIMNLGVMLPGMVSGYFSDLLGYRNFFIYVLIAAIPAFLITYFIPFTYDDSKK, from the coding sequence ATGCAACAGAATAAAACTGCTTCTCAACAAAAGTCTATCAGCCCGGCTTGCTGGGTTCCTACCGCTTATTTTGCAATGGGACTTCCCTTTATTGCTATTAATCTGGTTTCCGTATTCATGTTTAAGGATCTGGGAATTTCCGACACACAAATCACCTTGTGGACTTCCCTTATTATGGCACCTTGGACATTTAAATTCTTATGGAGTCCTTTTCTTGAAATGTATCGAACAAAGAAATTCTTTGTATTGGTCACAGAATTGCTGAGTGGAGTCTTGTTTGGTATAGTAGCCTTTTCTTTATTCTTCGATTACTTTTTCGCCATAAGTATTTCTACAATGGCTATAATAGCTTTTAGTGGAGCAACACACGATATAGCTTGTGACGGTGTGTATATGGCCGAATTAAACAAAGAAGATCAAGCGAAATATATTGGAGTACAAGGTGCTTTTTATAATGTAGCCAAATTAGTTGCCAATGGTGGATTGGTTGCTATGGCAGGTGCATTGGCCGAACATTTTGGAGCCATAGAAGGCGCTTCTATAGAAGCTAATAAAGGAGCATATACATCTGCATGGATGATCATTTTTGCGGTTATTGCAGCGATTATGGTGCTGATTGGCATCTACCATATAAAAGTTTTGCCCTCTTCACAAGTTCCGTCAACAACAAAGAAAACCTCATCAGAGATCGGAAGGGAATTGATGGCAGTTATTGCAGACTTCTTTACGAAGAAACATATTTTCTATTATATCTGCTTTATTATTTTATATCGCCTGGCGGAAGGATTTATCATGAAGATTGCGCCGTTATTTCTGCGTGCTTCAAGAGATGTCGGTGGGTTAGGATTGTCCTTGACGGAGATTGGTACGTTAAATGGAGTTTTTGGTTCTGCAGCTTTTGTACTAGGCTCTTTGTTGGCAGGTATTTATGTCTCCAGGTTCGGATTGAAAAAGACGCTATTTACTCTCTGTTGTATTTTTAATCTTCCGTTTGTAGCCTATACATTTCTGGCAGTTACACAGCCTACCAATGTATATCTAATCGGAACTTGTATAACAATGGAATATTTTGGTTATGGCTTTGGTTTTGTCGGATTGACGTTGTTTATGATGCAACAGATTGCTCCAGGCAAACATCAAATGTCACATTACGCATTTGCTTCAGGAATCATGAATCTGGGCGTGATGCTTCCGGGAATGGTTAGTGGTTATTTTAGTGACTTATTAGGATATCGTAATTTCTTTATCTATGTGTTAATCGCAGCTATTCCAGCTTTTCTGATTACTTACTTCATACCTTTTACGTATGATGATTCAAAAAAATAA
- a CDS encoding UvrD-helicase domain-containing protein, protein MSELLVYKASAGSGKTFTLAVEYIKLLILNPRAYRQILAVTFTNKATAEMKERILSQLYGIQTSDKDSEAYLNRIKEETGKTEQEIREAAGIALSYMLHDYSRFRVETIDSFFQSVMRNLARELELSPNLNIELNNTEVLSDAVDSMIEKLGPASPVLAWLLDYINERIADDKRWNVSDEVKSFGRNIFDEGYIEKGEKLRERLRNPDTIKEYRKHLKALETEVLEQMKGFYDQFEGELDGHALTADDLKGGSRGIGSYFRKLNNGVLGNDIRNATVEKCLEDAKNWAAKASPRYADIINLANSSLIQVLEDAEKLRPRNNMLLNSCRLSLQHLNKVQLLANIDEEVRQLNHDNNQFLLSDTNALLHQLVKDGDSSFVFEKIGTNIRNVMIDEFQDTSRMQWGNFKLLLLEGLSQGANSLIVGDVKQSIYRWRNGDWGILNGLNDHIEHFPIRVKTLATNRRSETTVIRFNNHIFTAAADYLNGVYRQQLGKDCEDLQKAYADVVQESPRSTEKGYVKVSFLEPDEEHDYTEQTLISLGAEVEHLLANGVRLNDIAILVRKNKSIPRIADYFDKELHYKIVSDEAFRLNASLAICMMMDALRYLSDENNKIARAQLAVAYQNEVLQKGLDWNTLLLLPVENYLPSAFLERIKELRLMPLYELLEELFSIFEMKNIKAQDAYLFAFFDAVTDYLQNNSSELDAFIRYWDETLCSKTIPSGEVEGIRIFSIHKSKGLEFHTVLLPFCDWKLENETNNQLVWCAPQTAPFNALDILPINYSTQMAESIYGNDYLHERLQLWVDNLNLLYVAFTRAGKNLIIWSKKAQKGTMSELLANALPVVALKEGIDWEEDCYEQGRLCPSEEDKAKTSTNKLTQKPEKLPVQMESMRHDIEFRQSNRSADFIQGIEEEESDDRFINRGRLLHTLFSVIETAEDIEPAIDRLIFEGVIRNEEKEEMAREVAQKAFSSPEIQDWYSGEWTLFNECAIIYKEKGVLQTRRPDRVMMKDGQVVVVDFKFGKENPKYNKQVKGYMQLLTKMGYKNITGYLWYVDEERIEKV, encoded by the coding sequence ATGAGCGAACTCCTTGTTTATAAAGCCTCTGCAGGATCGGGGAAAACATTTACCCTGGCTGTAGAATATATTAAGCTACTTATTCTCAATCCACGCGCCTATCGGCAGATTTTGGCTGTAACCTTTACAAACAAAGCCACGGCAGAGATGAAAGAACGCATTCTCAGCCAGCTTTATGGTATCCAGACAAGTGATAAAGATTCTGAAGCCTATCTCAACCGTATCAAGGAAGAGACCGGTAAAACGGAACAGGAAATACGTGAAGCAGCAGGTATTGCCCTAAGCTATATGTTGCATGATTACAGCCGTTTTCGGGTAGAGACAATCGACTCTTTCTTCCAATCCGTCATGCGTAACCTGGCACGGGAACTGGAACTCAGTCCGAACCTGAATATAGAACTGAACAACACAGAAGTCCTTAGTGACGCAGTGGACAGCATGATAGAAAAGCTAGGACCTGCCTCCCCCGTCCTCGCCTGGTTGTTAGACTATATCAACGAACGGATTGCCGACGATAAACGTTGGAACGTATCGGACGAAGTCAAGAGTTTCGGACGCAATATATTTGATGAAGGCTACATTGAGAAAGGAGAAAAACTTCGTGAACGACTGCGCAACCCGGATACCATCAAAGAATACCGTAAACACCTGAAAGCCCTAGAAACTGAGGTTTTGGAACAAATGAAAGGCTTCTACGACCAATTCGAAGGAGAACTGGACGGACACGCATTGACTGCCGATGACCTGAAAGGTGGCTCACGAGGAATCGGCAGCTACTTCCGTAAACTCAACAATGGGGTTTTAGGTAACGATATACGTAATGCCACAGTGGAAAAATGTCTGGAAGACGCCAAGAACTGGGCAGCCAAGGCCTCACCCCGCTATGCGGATATTATAAACTTAGCTAATTCCAGCCTTATACAAGTTCTGGAAGATGCCGAAAAGTTACGTCCACGAAACAATATGCTGCTGAACAGTTGCCGGCTGTCCCTGCAACATCTCAATAAAGTACAACTTCTCGCCAATATCGATGAAGAAGTACGCCAACTGAACCACGATAACAACCAGTTCCTACTGTCAGACACCAACGCCCTACTCCATCAATTAGTAAAAGACGGCGATTCTTCTTTTGTATTCGAAAAGATAGGGACGAATATCCGCAATGTCATGATAGACGAGTTTCAAGATACCAGCCGAATGCAATGGGGTAACTTCAAACTACTTTTACTCGAAGGATTATCCCAAGGGGCAAACAGCCTGATTGTCGGAGACGTGAAGCAATCTATCTACCGTTGGAGAAATGGGGATTGGGGAATTCTCAACGGACTGAACGACCATATCGAACATTTCCCGATTCGTGTCAAGACATTGGCTACCAACCGGCGTAGTGAGACCACTGTCATCCGGTTCAACAACCATATATTCACAGCTGCTGCCGATTATCTGAACGGAGTTTACCGACAACAGCTCGGCAAAGATTGCGAGGACCTACAAAAAGCCTATGCCGACGTCGTGCAGGAATCTCCCCGAAGTACAGAGAAGGGATATGTAAAAGTCTCTTTTCTCGAACCCGACGAAGAGCACGACTATACCGAACAGACACTAATCAGCCTGGGAGCAGAAGTAGAACATCTGCTTGCCAACGGGGTACGGCTAAATGACATAGCTATCCTTGTACGAAAGAACAAAAGCATCCCACGTATCGCTGATTATTTTGACAAAGAGCTGCATTACAAAATAGTATCGGATGAAGCATTCCGCCTGAATGCCTCCTTGGCTATTTGTATGATGATGGATGCTTTGCGCTATCTCTCGGACGAAAACAATAAGATAGCCCGTGCCCAACTGGCAGTAGCCTATCAGAACGAAGTTTTACAAAAAGGGCTGGACTGGAATACCCTCCTGCTTCTTCCTGTCGAAAACTATCTTCCATCCGCATTTCTTGAAAGGATAAAAGAGCTGAGGCTAATGCCTCTCTATGAATTGTTAGAGGAACTATTCAGCATCTTTGAGATGAAGAATATCAAGGCCCAGGATGCTTACCTGTTTGCCTTCTTTGATGCAGTAACGGATTACCTGCAAAACAACTCTTCCGAGCTTGACGCATTCATCCGTTATTGGGATGAAACATTATGCAGCAAAACGATTCCAAGCGGAGAGGTAGAAGGTATCCGAATCTTCTCTATACACAAATCCAAAGGATTGGAATTCCACACAGTGCTTCTTCCTTTCTGTGACTGGAAATTAGAGAATGAAACGAATAACCAATTAGTATGGTGCGCCCCTCAGACAGCCCCCTTCAACGCTTTGGATATTCTTCCTATCAACTACTCCACGCAGATGGCGGAATCCATATATGGAAACGACTATCTGCACGAACGCTTGCAACTATGGGTAGACAACTTAAATTTGCTGTACGTCGCTTTCACCCGGGCAGGAAAGAATCTTATCATCTGGAGCAAAAAAGCCCAAAAAGGTACAATGTCGGAACTACTGGCAAACGCACTCCCTGTCGTAGCGCTCAAAGAAGGGATAGATTGGGAAGAAGACTGTTATGAACAAGGTAGACTCTGCCCTTCGGAAGAAGATAAAGCTAAGACCTCTACCAATAAGCTTACTCAGAAACCGGAAAAGCTACCTGTTCAAATGGAGTCCATGCGCCATGATATTGAATTCCGCCAGTCCAACCGCTCAGCGGACTTCATTCAAGGAATTGAAGAAGAGGAATCCGACGACCGTTTTATCAATCGTGGACGTTTGCTGCATACCCTATTCTCCGTTATCGAAACGGCAGAGGATATTGAACCTGCCATTGACCGGCTTATCTTTGAAGGAGTAATCAGAAACGAAGAAAAAGAGGAAATGGCACGTGAAGTCGCACAAAAGGCTTTCTCATCCCCCGAGATACAAGACTGGTATTCAGGAGAATGGACACTGTTCAATGAATGTGCCATCATATACAAGGAAAAAGGAGTCTTGCAAACTCGCCGTCCCGACCGTGTAATGATGAAAGACGGGCAGGTAGTTGTCGTTGATTTTAAATTCGGAAAAGAGAATCCCAAATACAATAAGCAAGTGAAAGGATATATGCAACTGCTCACAAAAATGGGATATAAGAATATTACCGGATATTTGTGGTATGTAGATGAGGAAAGAATAGAGAAAGTCTAA
- a CDS encoding site-specific integrase, with the protein MATVKVKFRPSSVITKEGTLYYQITHDRVVRQINTGYKLYPTEWHSFTSQIVVPPNAEESRYHYLLALQNNLKKETARLAEIIVRLNRTDSAYTADRIVELYNLRSDNDSFLLFTRNLIVQLKQIGKIRTAETYTCALNSFIRFQGETDLLWEAVDSNLMIEYEVYLKAEGVCPNTSSYYMRSLRAIYNRAVEKELTIQRYPFKHVYTGIDKTVKRAVPVTVIRQIRNLKLEHNPMLDYARDIFMFSFYTRGMSFVDMAYLKKKDLHNGILSYRRQKTNQQLFIKWEKPMQEIIDKYDTTGTPYLLPIIKDVGKDERRQYKNASHLVNCKLKKIGIQLGLTIPLTTYVARHGWASIAKSKNIPISTISEAMGHDSENTTRIYLASLNTSVIDKANSLIIKSI; encoded by the coding sequence ATGGCAACCGTAAAAGTAAAATTCCGTCCTTCTTCTGTCATAACAAAGGAAGGGACATTGTATTATCAGATAACTCACGATAGAGTAGTAAGACAAATAAATACAGGTTATAAACTCTATCCAACAGAATGGCACAGCTTTACCTCCCAAATTGTTGTACCGCCAAATGCAGAAGAAAGCAGATACCATTATTTGTTAGCACTACAGAACAACCTAAAGAAAGAGACCGCCCGACTGGCAGAAATAATCGTCAGACTGAATCGCACTGATAGTGCTTATACCGCCGATAGAATTGTAGAGTTATACAATCTACGGTCTGATAACGATAGTTTTTTATTATTTACCCGAAATCTCATAGTTCAATTAAAACAGATTGGTAAGATACGTACCGCCGAGACATACACATGCGCATTAAATAGTTTTATACGGTTTCAGGGAGAGACAGATCTTCTCTGGGAAGCGGTGGATTCTAATCTGATGATAGAATATGAAGTTTACTTGAAAGCAGAAGGGGTGTGTCCTAACACTTCCTCTTATTATATGCGTAGTCTGCGTGCGATATATAATCGTGCTGTAGAAAAGGAACTTACCATACAACGTTATCCTTTCAAGCACGTTTACACAGGAATAGATAAAACAGTAAAACGGGCTGTACCTGTAACAGTAATTCGCCAGATACGGAATCTAAAATTGGAGCACAATCCAATGTTGGATTACGCAAGAGATATTTTTATGTTTAGTTTTTATACACGTGGTATGTCATTCGTTGACATGGCTTATCTGAAGAAAAAAGATTTGCATAACGGAATATTATCATACCGTCGACAGAAGACCAATCAACAACTTTTTATCAAATGGGAAAAACCTATGCAAGAAATCATAGACAAGTATGACACAACGGGAACACCTTATCTGTTACCTATTATCAAGGATGTCGGAAAAGATGAAAGACGACAATATAAAAATGCGTCACATTTAGTAAACTGCAAACTGAAAAAAATAGGAATCCAGTTAGGACTGACGATTCCACTGACTACTTATGTGGCACGCCATGGATGGGCAAGTATTGCCAAAAGTAAGAATATACCGATTTCTACTATCAGCGAAGCGATGGGACACGATTCGGAAAATACCACAAGAATTTATCTGGCATCATTAAATACTTCGGTGATAGACAAAGCAAATAGCCTTATTATTAAGTCGATATAA
- a CDS encoding SDR family NAD(P)-dependent oxidoreductase, with translation MADNYIERQQEQYEARKAAWKQAQKYGKKKPTTVRPAESKSHSSTVSKTEDSKRRVFVTGGAEGIGKAIVEAFCLAGNQVAFCDINETSGRETAKATGAIFRKVDVSDKNALESCMQAILAEWNDMDVIVNNVGISKFSSITETSVEDFDNILSINLRPVFITSRLLAIHRKRQPSPNPYGRIINICSTRYLMSEAGSEGYAASKGGIYSLTHALALSLSEWNITVNSIAPGWIQTHDYDQLQPEDHSQHPSRRVGKPEDIARMCLYLCEENNDFINGENITIDGGMTKKMIYIG, from the coding sequence ATGGCAGATAATTATATAGAGAGACAACAGGAACAATACGAAGCCCGGAAAGCTGCTTGGAAACAGGCGCAAAAATATGGTAAGAAGAAACCAACAACGGTGCGTCCGGCCGAATCGAAGTCTCACTCTTCAACGGTTTCAAAAACGGAGGACTCAAAAAGAAGGGTATTTGTAACAGGCGGAGCGGAAGGAATAGGCAAAGCAATAGTAGAAGCTTTTTGCCTGGCTGGAAATCAAGTTGCCTTTTGCGATATAAACGAAACATCGGGACGGGAGACTGCGAAGGCAACCGGGGCTATATTCCGTAAGGTCGACGTAAGTGATAAAAATGCGCTTGAAAGTTGCATGCAAGCCATTCTTGCCGAATGGAACGATATGGATGTTATTGTCAACAACGTCGGTATCAGTAAATTTTCTTCCATCACAGAGACAAGTGTAGAAGATTTCGACAACATTCTTTCTATTAACCTGCGTCCTGTATTCATCACTTCCCGTCTGCTTGCCATCCATCGTAAAAGGCAGCCCTCTCCCAACCCATACGGCCGAATCATAAATATCTGCTCTACGCGTTATCTGATGAGTGAAGCGGGAAGTGAAGGTTATGCTGCATCAAAAGGTGGTATCTATTCTTTGACTCATGCATTGGCTTTGTCTTTATCTGAATGGAATATCACAGTAAACTCGATTGCTCCGGGATGGATACAGACTCACGATTATGATCAACTCCAACCGGAAGACCATTCACAGCATCCTTCACGGCGGGTAGGCAAACCGGAAGATATTGCCCGCATGTGTCTGTATCTCTGCGAGGAGAACAATGATTTCATCAATGGAGAAAACATCACGATTGACGGGGGGATGACGAAAAAGATGATTTATATAGGATAG
- a CDS encoding 1,4-beta-mannosyl-N-acetylglucosamine phosphorylase: MNKIQIPWKDRPVGCTDVMWRYSQNPVIGRYHIPSSNSIFNSAVVPFEDGFAGVFRCDNKAVQMNIFAGFSKDGIHWDINHEPIQFKAGNTEMIESEYKYDPRVTWIEDRYWVTWCNGYHGPTIGIAYTFDFKEFFQCENAFLPFNRNGVLFPQKIDGKYAMLSRPSDNGHTPFGDIYISYSPDMKYWGEHRCVMKVTPFPESAWQCTKIGAGSVPFLTDEGWLLFYHGVITTCNGFRYAMGSAILDKDHPEKVLYRTREYLLGPAAPYELQGDVPNVVFPCAALQDGERVAVYYGAADTVVGMAFGYIKEIIDFTKRTSII, translated from the coding sequence ATGAATAAGATTCAAATTCCTTGGAAAGATCGTCCTGTCGGATGTACGGACGTAATGTGGCGTTACTCACAAAATCCAGTTATCGGACGCTATCATATTCCTTCATCTAATAGTATTTTCAATAGTGCTGTTGTTCCTTTTGAGGATGGTTTTGCAGGCGTATTCCGTTGTGATAACAAAGCTGTACAGATGAATATCTTTGCAGGTTTTAGTAAGGACGGAATTCATTGGGATATTAATCATGAGCCTATTCAGTTCAAGGCCGGTAACACGGAGATGATTGAATCGGAATATAAATATGACCCTCGTGTTACATGGATTGAAGACCGTTATTGGGTAACTTGGTGTAATGGTTATCATGGTCCTACGATTGGTATTGCCTATACTTTTGACTTTAAGGAGTTTTTCCAGTGCGAGAATGCTTTCTTGCCTTTCAATCGTAACGGGGTACTTTTCCCGCAGAAGATCGATGGCAAGTATGCGATGTTGAGTCGTCCCAGTGATAATGGACATACTCCGTTTGGCGATATATACATCAGCTATAGCCCGGATATGAAATATTGGGGTGAACACCGTTGTGTGATGAAAGTGACTCCATTCCCGGAAAGCGCTTGGCAATGTACAAAGATTGGTGCAGGTTCAGTTCCTTTCCTTACAGATGAAGGCTGGTTGCTGTTTTATCACGGTGTAATCACTACTTGTAATGGTTTCCGTTATGCTATGGGATCTGCGATATTGGATAAAGATCATCCGGAAAAAGTCCTCTACCGTACACGTGAATATCTGCTTGGTCCGGCTGCTCCTTACGAACTTCAGGGTGACGTTCCTAATGTCGTATTCCCCTGTGCTGCTTTGCAAGATGGTGAACGTGTTGCTGTTTATTATGGTGCGGCAGATACTGTGGTAGGTATGGCCTTCGGATATATAAAAGAGATTATCGATTTCACGAAACGAACGAGTATCATTTAA